In the genome of Phlebotomus papatasi isolate M1 chromosome 2, Ppap_2.1, whole genome shotgun sequence, one region contains:
- the LOC129802083 gene encoding uncharacterized protein LOC129802083 isoform X1, with protein sequence MLPELLFSVGSSIQEMSREEYSFLNGGTIVDRDTASASNDSTLSQLKLVRTPDLEPSVTIKLEESTDTYPWLSTDIESNLLRHSDDPLLSRATDDHQQNELATIKTTISSSFPPGHQQSSESTAPCERRKSTRSRRKGQFKLRFHHQALPQEYLEHFEASKSNQRKDEGHKLTVSSVMDTPESPQDRTNESIRNWLQKISELQNEAVPPTPEAEMDVDRKPSTSSGSKAMKYSDLPYMGEITLENSKPRRGRKPKKADICHLIYKNYGTIFPGTPKDVMEAEGVQEEAKKSDLQSKIVNSLLEKRLTQKEARPAFEEPLNLCVRDMDSVILSDEESDSVAESSRTSPLIGVSDLTGDALLEPNLKMTLPNFKAALMDKALMPETPSTGDSASGGYVYWPNANVFIHPMSLYYQKMIDSAAEKKDSDRGKGGQNSCTNQSPAKVSEKKQSTTSSTRPSPASSTSGSSSKVPTPGPHKRKRSAIFIPPIPAENASNPATEVSICKFKFTGGAKPSLQEKKMLSVDSGGNFRYYSGTGDKSMRGYEFFPRESLQQSGLVTGSSAGAFLNTPPSEKITVDCLAPGDIHQRPLQNAPGKSSSSPTPTQRSDHRKRKSRRSLQREKLEKTFKERGFLIQTQQTESAEGATYCKFRQLKKFTRYLFRSWKDYLPGDLQQQQQQQQSSENFGVLPTEATAIGPVSVPFTEVGK encoded by the exons ATGTTGCCGGAACTTTTATTTTCGG TGGGCAGCAGCATACAAGAAATGTCAAGGGAAGAGTACAGTTTTCTCAACGGTGGTACAATTGTGGATCGAGATACTGCATCGGCCAGCAACGATTCAACATTGAGCCAATTGAAATTGGTCAGGACGCCGGATCTTGAACCAAGTGTCACCATCAAATTGGAAGAATCCACAGATACATATCCCTGGCTCAGCACGGACATTGAATCAAATTTGCT ACGCCACTCTGATGATCCACTTCTCTCAAGAGCTACTGATGACCACCAGCAAAATGAACTGGCAACCATCAAAACGACTATTTCATCCTCCTTTCCGCCTGGACATCAACAGTCCAGCGAAAGTACAGCGCCGTGTGAAAGGCGCAAAAGTACACGATCACGTCGCAAAGGGCAGTTCAAGCTGCGCTTTCACCACCAGGCACTTCCTCAAGAATACCTGGAGCACTTTGAGGCTTCTAAGAGCAATCAGCGAAAAGATGAAGGGCATAAGTTGACAGTGTCATCTGTGATGGACACACCAGAATCACCACAAGATCGCACAAATGAGAGCATTCGAAATTGGTTGCAGAAGATCAGTGAGTTGCAGAATGAGGCAGTTCCGCCCACGCCTGAGGCTGAAATGGACGTGGATCGAAAGCCATCGACATCATCAGGCAGCAAAGCCATGAAGTACAGTGATTTGCCATATATGGGCGAAATAACACTCGAAAACAGCAAACCGAGGAGaggaaggaagcccaagaaggCTGACATCTGCCATTTGATCTACAAGAATTATGGGACAATATTCCCAGGGACGCCGAAAGATGTAATGGAGGCTGAGGGTGTCCAGGAGGAGGCTAAGAAATCTGACCTTCAGTCGAAGATTGTCAATTCACTGCTAGAGAAGCGCCTGACGCAGAAGGAGGCCAGACCTGCTTTCGAGGAACCTTTGAATTTGTGCGTCCGGGACATGGATTCTGTGATCTTATCCGATGAAGAGTCTGACAGTGTGGCGGAATCCAGTCGAACGAGTCCCCTTATTGGTGTTTCTGATTTGACTGGTGATGCGCTGCTGGAGCCAAATCTCAAGATGACACTGccaaatttcaaagctgccctaatGGACAAGGCACTGATGCCAGAAACACCATCAACCGGAGATTCTGCCTCAGGTGGATATGTCTACTGGCCGAATGCGAATGTCTTCATCCACCCCATGTCACTCTATTACCAGAAGATGATTGACAGTGCGGCGGAGAAGAAGGATAGTGATAGGGGGAAGGGTGGGCAGAATTCCTGTACAAATCAATCACCAGCAAAGGTCAGTGAAAAGAAACAATCCACCACCTCATCTACCCGTCCCAGTCCGGCTTCGTCGACTTCAGGGAGTTCTTCCAAGGTTCCAACTCCAGGACCACACAAAAGGAAGAGATCTGCCATCTTCATACCCCCTATCCCAGCGGAAAATGCCTCGAATCCTGCCACTGAAGTCAGCATATGCAAATTCAAATTCACAG GTGGTGCCAAACCCAGTCTTCAAGAGAAAAAGATGCTCTCCGTGGATTCTGGTGGTAACTTCCGATACTACAGCGGTACTGGGGACAAATCAATGCGAGGCTATGAGTTCTTCCCACGGGAAAGTCTCCAGCAGTCTGGATTGGTGACAGGATCTAGTGCTGGTGCTTTCCTCAATACACCTCCAAGTGAGAAAATAACTGTGGACTGCCTGGCTCCAGGTGATATTCACCAGAGACCACTTCAAAATGCTCCTGGGAAGTCATCGAGCAGTCCCACGCCGACGCAGAGGAGTGATCATCGGAAGAGGAAGTCACGCAGATCGCTACAGAGGGAGAAACTGGAAAAGACTTTCAAGGAACGAGGTTTCCTTATTCAGACTCAACAGACGGAATCCGCCGAGGGAGCGACGTACTGCAAGTTCCGTCAACTCAAAAAGTTCACGCGTTATCTATTTCGCAGCTGGAAGGACTACCTTCCAGGGGATctgcagcagcagcaacaacagCAACAGAGTAGTGAAAATTTTGGAGTACTTCCGACAGAAGCCACTGCCATTGGGCCAGTCTCTGTCCCCTTCACAGAAGTTGGCAAATGA
- the LOC129802083 gene encoding uncharacterized protein LOC129802083 isoform X2 — MSREEYSFLNGGTIVDRDTASASNDSTLSQLKLVRTPDLEPSVTIKLEESTDTYPWLSTDIESNLLRHSDDPLLSRATDDHQQNELATIKTTISSSFPPGHQQSSESTAPCERRKSTRSRRKGQFKLRFHHQALPQEYLEHFEASKSNQRKDEGHKLTVSSVMDTPESPQDRTNESIRNWLQKISELQNEAVPPTPEAEMDVDRKPSTSSGSKAMKYSDLPYMGEITLENSKPRRGRKPKKADICHLIYKNYGTIFPGTPKDVMEAEGVQEEAKKSDLQSKIVNSLLEKRLTQKEARPAFEEPLNLCVRDMDSVILSDEESDSVAESSRTSPLIGVSDLTGDALLEPNLKMTLPNFKAALMDKALMPETPSTGDSASGGYVYWPNANVFIHPMSLYYQKMIDSAAEKKDSDRGKGGQNSCTNQSPAKVSEKKQSTTSSTRPSPASSTSGSSSKVPTPGPHKRKRSAIFIPPIPAENASNPATEVSICKFKFTGGAKPSLQEKKMLSVDSGGNFRYYSGTGDKSMRGYEFFPRESLQQSGLVTGSSAGAFLNTPPSEKITVDCLAPGDIHQRPLQNAPGKSSSSPTPTQRSDHRKRKSRRSLQREKLEKTFKERGFLIQTQQTESAEGATYCKFRQLKKFTRYLFRSWKDYLPGDLQQQQQQQQSSENFGVLPTEATAIGPVSVPFTEVGK, encoded by the exons ATGTCAAGGGAAGAGTACAGTTTTCTCAACGGTGGTACAATTGTGGATCGAGATACTGCATCGGCCAGCAACGATTCAACATTGAGCCAATTGAAATTGGTCAGGACGCCGGATCTTGAACCAAGTGTCACCATCAAATTGGAAGAATCCACAGATACATATCCCTGGCTCAGCACGGACATTGAATCAAATTTGCT ACGCCACTCTGATGATCCACTTCTCTCAAGAGCTACTGATGACCACCAGCAAAATGAACTGGCAACCATCAAAACGACTATTTCATCCTCCTTTCCGCCTGGACATCAACAGTCCAGCGAAAGTACAGCGCCGTGTGAAAGGCGCAAAAGTACACGATCACGTCGCAAAGGGCAGTTCAAGCTGCGCTTTCACCACCAGGCACTTCCTCAAGAATACCTGGAGCACTTTGAGGCTTCTAAGAGCAATCAGCGAAAAGATGAAGGGCATAAGTTGACAGTGTCATCTGTGATGGACACACCAGAATCACCACAAGATCGCACAAATGAGAGCATTCGAAATTGGTTGCAGAAGATCAGTGAGTTGCAGAATGAGGCAGTTCCGCCCACGCCTGAGGCTGAAATGGACGTGGATCGAAAGCCATCGACATCATCAGGCAGCAAAGCCATGAAGTACAGTGATTTGCCATATATGGGCGAAATAACACTCGAAAACAGCAAACCGAGGAGaggaaggaagcccaagaaggCTGACATCTGCCATTTGATCTACAAGAATTATGGGACAATATTCCCAGGGACGCCGAAAGATGTAATGGAGGCTGAGGGTGTCCAGGAGGAGGCTAAGAAATCTGACCTTCAGTCGAAGATTGTCAATTCACTGCTAGAGAAGCGCCTGACGCAGAAGGAGGCCAGACCTGCTTTCGAGGAACCTTTGAATTTGTGCGTCCGGGACATGGATTCTGTGATCTTATCCGATGAAGAGTCTGACAGTGTGGCGGAATCCAGTCGAACGAGTCCCCTTATTGGTGTTTCTGATTTGACTGGTGATGCGCTGCTGGAGCCAAATCTCAAGATGACACTGccaaatttcaaagctgccctaatGGACAAGGCACTGATGCCAGAAACACCATCAACCGGAGATTCTGCCTCAGGTGGATATGTCTACTGGCCGAATGCGAATGTCTTCATCCACCCCATGTCACTCTATTACCAGAAGATGATTGACAGTGCGGCGGAGAAGAAGGATAGTGATAGGGGGAAGGGTGGGCAGAATTCCTGTACAAATCAATCACCAGCAAAGGTCAGTGAAAAGAAACAATCCACCACCTCATCTACCCGTCCCAGTCCGGCTTCGTCGACTTCAGGGAGTTCTTCCAAGGTTCCAACTCCAGGACCACACAAAAGGAAGAGATCTGCCATCTTCATACCCCCTATCCCAGCGGAAAATGCCTCGAATCCTGCCACTGAAGTCAGCATATGCAAATTCAAATTCACAG GTGGTGCCAAACCCAGTCTTCAAGAGAAAAAGATGCTCTCCGTGGATTCTGGTGGTAACTTCCGATACTACAGCGGTACTGGGGACAAATCAATGCGAGGCTATGAGTTCTTCCCACGGGAAAGTCTCCAGCAGTCTGGATTGGTGACAGGATCTAGTGCTGGTGCTTTCCTCAATACACCTCCAAGTGAGAAAATAACTGTGGACTGCCTGGCTCCAGGTGATATTCACCAGAGACCACTTCAAAATGCTCCTGGGAAGTCATCGAGCAGTCCCACGCCGACGCAGAGGAGTGATCATCGGAAGAGGAAGTCACGCAGATCGCTACAGAGGGAGAAACTGGAAAAGACTTTCAAGGAACGAGGTTTCCTTATTCAGACTCAACAGACGGAATCCGCCGAGGGAGCGACGTACTGCAAGTTCCGTCAACTCAAAAAGTTCACGCGTTATCTATTTCGCAGCTGGAAGGACTACCTTCCAGGGGATctgcagcagcagcaacaacagCAACAGAGTAGTGAAAATTTTGGAGTACTTCCGACAGAAGCCACTGCCATTGGGCCAGTCTCTGTCCCCTTCACAGAAGTTGGCAAATGA